The Salvelinus fontinalis isolate EN_2023a chromosome 9, ASM2944872v1, whole genome shotgun sequence sequence atttatgcaactttagttgtgatacaaacgtcgggctatatgttttgatgtttaatacattctaaggctgcatgatgggacaacaatgatgatttgaaaaaagtcacaagctgcacacacttcatcagtctctcattcacaatttaacgagcacttgataatattctcaccagGCCTCAAATTTCCCGGCAGCATCCCCCTTGTGTCGttgtaatgccccctaaaaatccatgccttttgtggcCAAAGTGGCCATTGTCCCCTTGGGCTGAGTTTAATAGGCTAGTTATAATTCCCTTATAATTGCTGCCTTCCTCTGAAgtacctctcactcacatggctctcacaGATGTAGCTAATGCCTGTCATGTGATCGGGTCCGTCTCACAGGCAtttaggctgtatcacatctggccgtgattgggagtcccatagggcggcgccgtcattgtaaataatacttttttcttaactgacttgcctagttaaataaaggttaaataaaaaataaaattcagtagaagtaggctacaagtgaatCGAAACAGACACAGCTGTGTGCATCCCGGTTATCGAATTCCAAGGCGATATTGAATATgttagaactgtccacatttagccTACTTTCCTTCAGCCAATAAGATGAGTAGGCCTGACAAACAGCAACAGACTAGCCTATGTAAATCAATTATCCCCATGGTACAAAaattgacctattctattggtcaacttgtccttctgtgcaagaaataaatattccGAACATacgctgggacagttgtgggatgcgatagatcccaaattaatacaaccactctcAAACCTtttaaaagcaatgaggctgaccTTTTAGctttaaatgttgataaactattatgcAATTATTTCACATTATAAGGACATTcagcaaacttgacacaactgtgggaagcattggagtaaacatggaccagtatccctgtggaacgctttcgacacactTTCGACAACTATATTGTAATTATACAGGGTACATTTGGAAAAAAACCTAGGTCTCAATATGTCTTCTCTGTCAAAATAAAAGgttaaagaaaaaatatatacagtaccagtcaaaggtttggacacacctactcattcaatatcatgactcaggatatgacccagatgcggACACAGGAGGCAGGTAGTACAGTTCTCAGATGATTTATTATAACACGGGCCAGGCAAAGGGCAGGTTGAgaacaggcagaggttcgtattCAGGTCAGAGTTAGACAGGTACAggagggcaggcaggctcagggtcagggcaggcagaatggtcagaaccgggaaaaCTAGGTAACAAAAACttgacaaatcaaaatacattttatatttgagattcttcaaagtagccaccctttgccttgatgacagctttgaacattcttggcattatctcaaccagctttatgaagtagtcacctggaatgcatttcaattaacaggtgtgccttgttaaaagtaaatttgtggattttttaatgcgtttgagccaatcacttgtgttgtgacaaggtagggatggtatacaaaaaatagccctatttgtcaaaagaccaagtccatattatggcaagaacagctcaaataagcaatgagaaacgataacccatcattactttaagacatgaaggtcagtcatcctggaacattttaagaactttgaaagtttcttcaagtgcagtcgcaaaaaccatcaagccctatgatgaaactggctctcacgaggactgccacaggaaaggaagacccggagttatctctgctgtagcgtataaattcattagagttaccagcctcagaacttGCAAAccaaaaaaatgcttcacagagttcaagtaacagacacatctcaacatcaactgttttttttattttatttttattttaccgttattttaccaggtaagttgactgagaacacgttctcatttgcagcaacgacctggggaatagttacaggggagaggagggggatgaatgagccaattgtaaactggggattattaggtgaccatgatggtttgagggccagattgggaatttagccaggacaccggggttaacacccctactcttacgataagtgccatgggatctttaatgacctcagtgagtcaggacacccgtttaacatcccatccgaaagacggcaccctatacaggacagtgtccccaatcactgccctggggcattgggatattttttagaccagaggaaagagtgcctcctactggccctccaacaccacttccagcagcatctggtctcccatccagggactgaccaggaccaaccctgcttagcttcagaagcaagccagcagtggtatgttcagaggagactgcaggaatcaggccttcgtggttgaattgctgcaaagaaaccactactaaaggacaccaataataagaagagacttgcttggaacaagaaacacgagcaatggacattagaccgatggaaatctgtcctttggtctgatgagtctgtcacgttcctgacctgttttcctttgttttgtctttgtttagttggtcaggacgtgagctgggtgggcattctatgttatgtgtttctatgttgggttcatgtttaattagcctgatatggttctcaatcaggggcaggtgtttgacgtttcctctgattgagaaccatattaaggtaggctgttcacaccgtttgtttgtgggtgattgtgttcctgtgtcagtgtttgtgccacacgggactgtttcgtttgttagtttgttcctgttcgtgcgttcttcgttgtctgtaagttctcatgttcagttCTGTTTAcgtagtttgttattttgtagttgtttaagagtttttccgtcttcgtctttctttaataaatcaaacatgtattctacccaagctgcgttttggtccgattcatgctcctcctcagacaaggaggagaacgaacgatacagagtccaaatgtgagatttttggttccaaccgccgtgtctttgtgagatcaGATTAGGGGAACGGATGATCTCGcattgtgtggttcccaccgtgaagcatggaggaggaggtgtgatggtgtgggggtgctttgctggtgacactgttggtgaattatttagaattcaaggcacacttaaccagcatggctaccacagcattctgcagcgatacgccatcccatctggtttgcgcttagtgggactgtaatttgtttttcaacaggacaatgacccaacacacctccaggctgtgtaagggctatttgaccaagaaggagagtgatggagtgctgcatcggatgacctggcctccacaatcacccgatctcaacccaattgagatggtttgggatgagttggaccgcagagtgaaggaaaagcagccaacatgtgctcagcatatgtgggaactccttcaagactgttggaaaaggggGCCTCCTGAGtgtcgcagtggtctaaggcactgcatctcagttttAGCTGTgctactagagatcctggttcaagtccaggcgcTCTTATGCGTTTATTTTATAATtaaactgtctatataaggtgagtgtgtgtgcatgttatatTCAGTCCACCGCTCTAGGCAACCTATTCGTGTactcagtggcgattttagcatgtaaatcttggtggggcaaaaaaataaacaaaaagtgggatgcatgccaacaaagccactaaacaacacaacactaaacaatacatgaattgcactttAACGGTGACAAATTGTGCTCACAAACTGTTAAGATGCAAAcagtaatttcgattaagacattgaTGAGCAAGCttggacggacgtagtcaatataactatttgtttagcacttttgaaatgtacagcgacataaTTCAGAAAATGGGCCGTTCATAAAGTGTTCTCCcggtacaccaagtcagaaccgtaggataaataaaggaggcacataagcagacaatgaaagctcttccAAAAtgtgatgattacatttctctaaaaaacattattggctacatgtgcaccaccaagtcagaacagtaggtcaaaattaagaggggtaaatagactaAATTATTAGTGTGAGGCACATGGACTACTAACAGCTtattacacaacatacacttactattactttcttagctacattatacatatctccctggcatattacatcatttatggaGCAGCATACAAGACACTTCTGGActtaccttgttgtgctgtgctcacttgaacaggaaggtggcacagcGGTCGTtcatgggcaaattttgtcatcaaagtctggcatccTCTGGATttttggtgctttcaagacaactatgaactcggaaaaaaacaaggttgaataatgatgacgtcattgatcttcaggtcgtagctctagaaaggggcccgagttcccgacttacaattctgagttggatgaccgttcaaaacgtgttacccagtcggagcttgttttttccAAAactcccagttgtcttgaactcactgaagtcaagttttcgcTGTTTCGAGCTAACAGTTGTTTTGAttgcggcacaaatcatgcttcattgacagcatggccaatgtagaatgtttatcatttcaaacttggaaaagagacacTTCATCCCAGATTTggaaccacacagccactccactgaatagcaggctagtgattgctttgcaatgcttgcagttagccactgtcactgtcacttccaaaccactcattgttgaatttgcgatttctaaCTTGTTGcttaatgtttatgtccaatggccgatgagcacctaTACCTTTTATctgtaatttctcttcattatttctcttcatacaacaaggattaaaaaggatttgccagtagattgttgacttgattcatgatgatgactgctagctaagattttgaaagtatgatgttgacgtgctcagtccaatcaaagctactgtagataatgatataatgtgatttgacgtcattttatctatGGCCAATGACCTTGCTTGGGCACttgtaatgtaactctatggcagcacccaaggggcttgaattttcgaggtCTACCCTTAAACTTGGCAGTGACATACTGTCCCcacgagtgacagaacactgagctaatcatggcgcaactagagaacattaccaacacctaccctccgtattttccgctggctgccccaccacagaAAACACTGAGCTAGGCTCAAACACCTGCATTACTCAAGAATGAAGAAtatagaatgtttttttttttaaatagctaaaaatgtggggctcaaaaccctgactgacgggtcgccactgcgtGTGCGATAACTACTGGTATGTTGGTTATCACATGGAAAAAGCTATTGTAACAGTGTTACCCACTGTTTATGCTAATATGGTGATGCAGTTTTTCTGGACAGTGAGTGACTTTGAAATAGGCAAAAGCAAAGGAAATATATTAGCTACAAAACAATGCCGCATGTCAGTAGTCTCCTCAACATCAGATAGAGAACGGTCTGGAATTGACCAATGTGAACTCTTTCTAGACAAAGCCGTTCAATCAAGAGCGTCCTATAGGCAGAGCGCTTTTGACACACCCCGTCCTTTTGACACACCCACTACTCCCGAGACCAGTCCCGGACACAGCTACCTATACCTGTATTCCTTGGGCAGGAGCAAGAAAAGGCAGAAAGCACAAGTGGCCCGTCTGCAATTTGAATTTGATTGGTTGATGGGAAAGAAAGGGCGGAGACACAAGGCACCTttacagagaggaagagggcaCACGAGAGGAATAACTCGGCCAGAAATCTGTTTTCATATGGAGGTCAATGTGAgggtcgaatttggtcaacaaaaaacgTAATGGTTTACCTGCTACGTGAGGTGTATTtgaatagaagtttcgtaatgcttaagttgttacaaatgtactgatataagtaggacacgtgacatcccgaCAACTATGAGAAAAAACACTATATCGTTGTTGTCTCGAGatatctatgcatattcatgacATGGGGCTAGTAGCATAGCATATATCTCCATTGAATACAGACGGTTGACGTCAACACCCCTCATCGAATATTCAAAAAATATTAACGAGacgtatccaccaatccaaagagagGAATAGGCAGGAGCATAACAGCCCACCATTCTGCTCTGTGTACAACCAATCCAGTTGTTACATGCTGACTAGACCGGGCACGTGCATGcgtccatccacaccagacgcaatcaggacacgcaggttgaaacaTCAAAACGAACAcggaaccaactatattaatttggggacaggtcaaaacacATGAAACATTCAAAGTCATTTAACTAGCTTGCGGTTGCTAGCTATTTTTTATTGGGATATACACATTggcttgttattttacctgaaatgtacAAGGTCCTTTTATGTGGATATTTGtagaatttttacccattttgagAAACAAAATCGTGTGTTCTCTTCTCCGACAATTAATATACAGATAAAAGGGGAAACCTAGTTAGTTTCCAGTAATCACACCTCCCTCAGTCTTCTTCTGTGGACTTTTtatggcagttggcaaccaactttaagatgcattaccaccaccaactggacgggAGTGTGAACTTCAGTTTATCTTTCAATCACacacacgtgggtatatgctcctaaaaactaATAAGGAGATctagttctattttagcgcctggccatgcagacgctcgttgacgcccacgagcagtttggatgaaatgattgaataacatgtacatttattttttgcaacACTAGCGCACGCAACGAGGATGGTGTAGTCAGCGTGTTAGGGTGGAGACATGAGTATCTCGTCATTATATCCAAATCTCTGACCTTTACCATTTGTGCAGACAGAACCCTAAACAGGAAACTGTGAGGCCAGTTGAAAGACTTCCACGTACCCTACATGCTGCAATACATCACAGCTAAGGCCTCTCGTAGCCAGCCAGCTGTATTGCGGTGGCTTCTGTACTGCTTATGAATTTGTGATGTGTAATGTGTTATGAAACCCTTAAGTGATACCCATCCCATCCATACAGATGGCTCTGAAGACACCAAGAGTTGGAACAAGCTGAAGTCAGCTGCAAGAGCGGGGGtattgtcggacggggccacagtgtctcccgacccctcctgtctcagcctccagtatttatgctgcaatagtttatgtgccggggggctagggtcagtctgttatatctggagtatttctgtcttatctggtgtcctgtgttaatttaagtatgctctctctaattctctctctttctttctctctctcagaggacctgagccctacgaccatgcctcaggactacctggcctgatgactccttgctgtccccagtccacctggtcgtgctgctgctccagtttcaactgttctgcctgcggctatggaaccctgacctaatCACCGGACGtgatacctgtcccagacctgctgttttcaactctctagagacagcaagagcggtagagttactctgaatgatcagctatgaaaagccaactgacatttactcctgttgcaccctctacaaccactgtgattattattatttgaccctgctggtcatctatgaacatcttggccatgttctgttataatctccacccggcacagccaagaggactggccacccctcatagcctggatcctctctaggtttcttcctaggttctggcctttctaaggagtttttcccagcgactgtgcttctacacctgcattgcttgctgtttggggttttaggctaggtttctgtacagcactttgtgacctcagctgatgtaagaagggctttataaagaaATTTGATTGATGATTGAAGAGCGGGACCAGTTTATGCCCGGTGAACATGATTCCTAATACTTTATTCAATAATCCAAAGCAGCCCAAAACCAGTCATAAATCCATCACTCTTTTGTAAACTGAGATAAAACCACATATACATACAGCTGTTTTTTTGTTTAACTTGCAGTATATGGAACATGTTTGTAAAATGGTTGAACAATCATGCATCAAGCCACTATTAACCAGAACATGTGTTATATTTCTGTACTACATTATCAATGGTAAGTGCAGTCTTAATACCGTGTGGCATAAAGGACAGGTCATAACCTGCATTTAAACAAGCATTATAGACCCTATTACAAATTAGAACATTTTGTGATTTTAGTGAATGTACCTAATCtacatacttaaaaaaaaataccGGTCAGTTCCCTCTGCAATTAAACACGCATAACACACCCCCTTTATAAATGAAAAAAGTTTATTTGTTAGTGCTGTGTGTATTGAATGCTACATACAGATATCTTAGCATGAATGTACACATACTGTACGTTGTCAcgtaattcttttttttttactacgtCATTCACAAACTACAATTTGAAAAAAGCTATAAGAGGAATAAGTACTATCTGAAGCACTAATAGCTGGGACAGATTACAGGAACTAACACAGCAAGCATGCACCGAACAGAGAAAACAGGGCAACAGGCAGGGGCTAACTGTTCTGCACTACACCACATCAAAAGTCATGTCAATCATATTCCTAATGACCCTTCCatcaaacaccccccccccccccccccccctacatccCAAAGGCCCTGTTAACTCCTTCCAAGAATATAGATATTTATATAGATTTTAAACAATGTTTATATAAATGTGGTATTAATAAactgaaagaaaaaaaaacgtaTACAGTACTTTTACAAAAATAATAAATTCCTAACTGCTCTTTTATGTTGTCTTAATGCCAGATGAAAGACATGAACACATTTAACAAAAGACAGACAAAGACAAATGACACCAAATGTTAGCCTACATCAGATGCCAATGGAGAAAACAAAACAGAGTACAAGGAACAGATCAACAACATGGAGGCAGTCAGATCTGGAGTAGAATGGGTTTCTAATTAACCCTGACCCCAGATTAAGGCCAAACAGTCTTAACTGAATCTATTTATAAAAAGAACCTTCCTCAAAATGATCATTACCTTCTCCCATCATAAAACACTGTCAATACTGCACTCAAACCACAAATCCACCACCAAATGGGACAAAACATGACCACTTGAAATGCTTCACTTGCAAAACATGTTTTAAAAAACACCTGCGCACACCAAAAACCCAAATTGAGATCAATTTGAGCCATACTGAATTTGACTTAAGTCTACTACTTAGACTAGAGGGGAAATCCATAATTTTTGCAATTAAGCTGTAGCAACCCGTTTTGGTAAGGATGctagcttttttttattttttttaaaggctaCAAAAACCAGAAGTTAGCATGACCTGCACAAATATACTGCAGATAAGTTTCTCTGACATAAATTGGGTTAACTAAAACTACAGACCTGCCCAAATTCTACCCCAAATGTATGTATTATACAATCCACTTCACAGCCAGGATTCCATtttcacagacatgattcaacaATCATTCATCATAAAAACTCAAAAGGAGCACGAGGGGGTCAGAATCCTTGTAGGGCTTACAGACAGAATGTTCTCCTTGGAAACTTGCGACATATCATAACTATGACTTTAAAgaagaaaaaatacatttcaGTCCCCATATGATAAAAAAATAGTAACATACAAAACAGCCAATGCAGTTTTAGAAACAGACAGTGGAGCTGGTAACCATACATACTGTACTATATACACACGCAGTAAGAGGAAGCTTGATCAGGTTTTACACGTTTTCAGCATAGAGTCTACACTGATCTCGGTAGGAATATCAACTGTATATTAGTGTGAAATATAGATTTCTATACAATTTCTATATAGCAGTGAGATGAAACTTCAGCTGGTTAATCTCCACACCTTTGGGATTCTGGTGCAGTACAATGGTGTTTTGATACAAACATATACTTCCAAATACACTCACAAGCATATGTAATATTTCACAATAGCACAATAAACCCtcatgtttaaaaaaacaacaaaaaacaaacacactAATAGTTGTGGAGTTGATACTTATACATAAAACGCTTAAAAATACTAAAGCACAAAGGGTAAAGAGGTGTCTGATTTTAGTGTATATACATACACTGCTACTACAGTGATATGAGGTTGTGGAAAAGTAACCAATACACAATAATCTCGACCCACTACCCACCCAACAAAAACATTTTATATCAGCGTTGATACAGCGTAATTGATTcctaaatttaaaaaaaagcaaGAAGCCATCAGCAGACTGTAGCAACGGCTGAAACGTAGCAATAATTCAAGTCTATCCTGGGTAAGagtatggaacattgctgcatgcAGCAACTCTGTAGATGGGTTCTAGAGTGACAACCACTTTTGGCAAGAGAAGAGTTCTGGGTCATGGTGCAACCCTTAACACTTACAGACCTGTCGAGCAGGTTGAGGGGAACTTGTCCACATTCCCTTTCCTATACAAGTCTACAAGGTAACTTATGTACAAATACAAAGCTTTTCATAGACAGAAATGTAGGCTAATGTGGTGATGTACATTTCTTTCCTTCTTGGGCAGTTGATTCAAGAAGGATAGAGGAGAAGGTAATTGACCTGGGCCCAGTTTCCCAGAAAGCAGTGGAACTTAGGCTTCTGAGTGTTTTAACGATTCATCTTTCCTACAATGGCCGAAGTCATAACGTGTTACGcaaaacaccacacagagagaacagtcgCTAAGTGCATCGTTGGAgcatgtgtcgatactgataggatcgaaaCAGAAGTATTTCACAATACTGACTACGGATGagctcctagagagatattaTTACCTACcgctgcaaatattgaggcggcttattctaatgcttatCCAATAaaaatgccccccccccaaaaaaaaccccCACTGATTTGGCATATCGCTGCACACGTTAggctacacatcatgaaataCAGTATACTGAGACAAATGAGACAGTAGTGTGCAGCTAGCAAAATAGAACTGAATTTACTGAAcattaaatgtatttcaatatggTTAAAATAGGACTATAGCCTACTGTATGTATATTTGAATGCAGTAATCTcagttttcatttgaagcatctTTTTATACGTTGcttgtttgtatcaattgcaaagaTATTGGCAACTTTgcatttgtagtcaactttgttcaCAGAGATggataaaccatgtgattctaAGTTTAGTGGAGATCTTCTGTATATAAAGTGACGCGGGAAGACGAAAAATGCATTTAACGACGCACTTcgctgttctacgagtggtctgaggagTTAGATTACGAGCGTTTTCAAGTGCAACGTCAAtaacgatggttttgggaaacagctcagaGATTGAACGATGCTCCTACAAAAAGTTCTAACGAttaacttagccttaagatgcttttcgGAAACTGGGCCCTGGACTAGAACATCAACCCTAGGGTTTGAAGTGAAAGACATATCCTTGATGGTTTCTTCGCCTCTGTCCTTCAGATGGTAGCCCTAAAGCAGTGACACTTGGCAGTACAATGACAAGCTGTGACTTCCATTTTTATGAGACAATGATAATTTGTATGGGATTTTGGGGGTAGGGGGGGACTGATAACAGTTTCAGATGGGAAGTGAGGTTAGGGATTCTATATGCTGGGGGCAAATTAGGGCTAGCCAGGGACATTTGCTATGAACTGGAAAATAAGGGAGGGGCGTGACTGTATGCAAGTTGGCACAGAGTAACCTACCATCGGGTAACTCCCTCCTTCAGATGTGTGCTGGACTGTGTGCTCCTGCAAGGCTCCCAGGTCTCCAAAGCATTTGAACTGGGCATCTCTGGAAAGCACCAGAGTGTGCACTCCAGAGATGCCCAGTTCAAGTGTGTTAAGCTGGGTGCTGCAAATTAATGGTAGACAGGGACGTTTGCTATGAACTTGTACAGAATGGAGGGGCATAACTATATGCAAGGTGGCACAGGGTAACCCCCTCCTTCAGCTGTGTGCTGGACTGTGTGCTCCTGCAAAGCTCCCAGGTCTCCAAAGCGCTCTCCACACCAAACACACTTGAACTGGGCATCTCTGGAATGCACACTCTGATGCTTGGCCAGGTGCTCCCGTTGCTTGAAGCCTTTGTCACAGCTAGCACACTTGTAGGGCTTCTCCCCGGTGTGGACGCGCCTGTGCCGATTCAGGTCAGACGAGTACTTGAAGCGCTTCTCGCAGTCGGGGCACTTGAGGGGCTTCTCTCGGGACGGGTCGCAGCGGTGCTGCACAAACTCTGAGGATGACAGGAAGCGGCGGTCACAAAGGGAGCACTTCAGGGGCTTCTcttgacagtgtgagttctgatGTCGCTGCAGTGTCGAACTCTTTTTGTATCCCTTGCCGCACACGTCACATTTGTAGGGCTTGTCTGTGTCCCTAGATGAAGCGGACGACTCACCGCACTTGTGGCGCAGCAGCTCTCCTGACTGACTGAATTCCTTCTGGCAGGACGCGCACTTGAACAGGTTCTCCATGCCATGGACGTGCTGGTGGTACAGCAGATGGGATGGCTGCAGGAAGCCTTTGTCGCAAAGGTTGCATTTGAAAGGGCGGTCAGAAGGGTTTTTGTGTGTGCGCCTGTGGCGCACCAGGGCATACTGCTGTTTGAAACTCATCTGGCACTCCTCACAGTGGAAGGGACGCTCCTCAGAGTGAGTGCGCTCATGCTGCCGCAGGTCTGATGGACGCTTGAAGCCCTTTCCACAGGTGGCACAGCGGAAGGGGCGTGCCCCTTGTGGGTGGCATGGATGATGCAGCAGTTCAGAAGACTCCTTGAAGTGCAGTTCACACAGGTTGCACTTGAACAGGTGCTCTCCGGAATGCGCGTACATGTGGCGCACCAGGTGGGAGCGGTGCTTGAAGCTCTTGTCACACACAGCACACTTGTATGGGCGCTCAGAG is a genomic window containing:
- the LOC129862614 gene encoding zinc finger protein 319-like, coding for MSEAWQQHAVAPPPVVHTIPPGAENALGCAVYGIVLQPDPALQQSQQQHQHGQQHSQQHGQQQQQHPAQVQQPSLQVGGEGGHKCGACGHDISHLANPHEHQCMVSQDRSFQCTQCMKIFHQATDLLEHQCVQVEQKPFVCGVCKMGFSLLTSLAQHHTSHNSTNPMKCSICEKTYRPGSSGNTTPSSSATNPQQPSADGASSSGSATVGSSSSITFPSARDRPYKCSVCQKGFRHLSELARHERVHTGEKPFKCDTCDKSFSQSSHLAHHQRTHSSERPYKCAVCDKSFKHRSHLVRHMYAHSGEHLFKCNLCELHFKESSELLHHPCHPQGARPFRCATCGKGFKRPSDLRQHERTHSEERPFHCEECQMSFKQQYALVRHRRTHKNPSDRPFKCNLCDKGFLQPSHLLYHQHVHGMENLFKCASCQKEFSQSGELLRHKCGESSASSRDTDKPYKCDVCGKGYKKSSTLQRHQNSHCQEKPLKCSLCDRRFLSSSEFVQHRCDPSREKPLKCPDCEKRFKYSSDLNRHRRVHTGEKPYKCASCDKGFKQREHLAKHQSVHSRDAQFKCVWCGERFGDLGALQEHTVQHTAEGGGYPVPPCI